A stretch of the Syntrophales bacterium genome encodes the following:
- the miaB gene encoding tRNA (N6-isopentenyl adenosine(37)-C2)-methylthiotransferase MiaB, which translates to MKQKYLYLRTFGCQMNVHDSEQIMELLKGSGYETTKDAKKADLVIINTCSIREKAEHKAHSELGRFKELKLKKPDLIIGIGGCLAQQLGPKFLRKAPHLDLVFGTHNIHRLPEMIRDIENTRSRVVKTSFHESVQSLGILALPRNGSVSAYVTVMHGCDNFCAYCVVPFLRGREESRKPQDIINEIAILADHGVKEVTLLGQNVNSYGKTMSGCHDFSTLLKEVGRVEGIERIRFTTSHPKDISENIIGCFAEVDKLCEHIHLPVQSGSNDVLKRMNRHYTREDYLSRVTRLREVCPGISITSDIIVGFPGETEKDFQETVDLMEEIRFDGVFSFKYSEREGTAAINFNNKVDEDVKNRRLQTIQSLQETHSLEKNRVLEGGIGEVLVEGVSKNCRDDVMGRTRSNKIINFEAKDNIIGKTVSVNIIKAYLHSLRGGLI; encoded by the coding sequence TTGAAACAAAAATATCTCTATCTTCGAACCTTCGGATGTCAGATGAATGTCCATGATTCGGAGCAGATAATGGAACTGCTTAAGGGGTCGGGATATGAAACGACGAAGGATGCGAAGAAGGCTGATCTTGTTATAATAAATACATGCAGTATAAGGGAAAAGGCCGAGCATAAGGCGCACAGTGAATTAGGGAGATTCAAAGAATTAAAATTAAAGAAACCTGACCTGATAATAGGCATAGGTGGGTGTCTTGCTCAACAACTGGGGCCAAAGTTTCTTAGAAAGGCACCGCACCTGGATCTGGTTTTTGGCACCCATAATATACATCGCCTTCCCGAAATGATAAGAGATATCGAAAATACCAGATCCCGGGTCGTGAAAACCTCATTTCACGAATCCGTACAATCCTTAGGTATACTTGCATTGCCGCGAAATGGCAGTGTAAGTGCCTATGTTACAGTGATGCATGGTTGCGATAATTTCTGTGCCTATTGTGTGGTCCCCTTTCTGAGAGGGAGGGAGGAGAGCAGAAAACCTCAGGACATTATAAATGAAATAGCCATCCTTGCCGATCATGGTGTGAAGGAAGTAACTTTACTCGGTCAGAATGTAAATTCTTACGGTAAGACAATGAGTGGATGCCATGATTTCTCCACATTATTGAAGGAGGTTGGCAGGGTAGAGGGGATAGAAAGGATAAGATTTACAACTTCTCATCCTAAAGATATATCGGAAAATATTATAGGGTGTTTTGCTGAGGTTGATAAACTGTGCGAGCATATTCACCTGCCCGTTCAGTCAGGTTCGAATGATGTCCTGAAGAGAATGAACAGACATTATACAAGAGAGGATTACCTGAGCAGAGTCACCAGATTAAGGGAAGTTTGCCCCGGTATAAGTATTACTTCGGATATTATTGTGGGGTTTCCCGGAGAAACCGAGAAGGATTTTCAGGAAACTGTTGATCTTATGGAAGAAATCAGATTTGATGGTGTTTTCTCTTTCAAGTACTCTGAACGTGAAGGTACAGCGGCTATAAATTTTAATAATAAAGTGGATGAAGATGTTAAAAACAGGAGGTTACAAACAATTCAATCCCTTCAGGAAACACATTCACTTGAGAAGAACCGAGTTCTTGAGGGCGGCATAGGAGAGGTCTTGGTGGAAGGAGTTAGTAAAAATTGTCGTGATGATGTAATGGGAAGAACACGGTCTAACAAGATCATCAATTTTGAAGCAA
- the eno gene encoding phosphopyruvate hydratase has translation MTEIIDVYSREILDSRGNPTVEVEVTLSSGIVGRASVPSGASTGEHEMVELRDGDKERYHGLGVQKAVENVTYKIAPEIIGMDCCDQREIDCTMIELDGTDNKGSLGANAILGVSLACAKAAAEAVGLPLYRYIGGVSAREIPVPMTNILNGGQHADNNVDIQEFMIMPVGAENFKEGLRMCSEVFHGLKKVLKGRGYNTSVGDEGGFAPNLKSNEEALSLITEAIEKEGYEPGKDIFIAIDSAASSFYADGKYVLSAEKSPNKSAEEMVKFYSDLVGKYSIISIEDGLDENDWDGWKLMTDELGSKIQIVGDDLFVTNKKILERGISLGVANSILIKLNQIGTLTETLETIERAKEAGYTTVVSHRSGETEDTFMADVAVAANCGQIKSGSVSRSERLAKYNQLLRIEEELGDAAVYRGKSALYCIKG, from the coding sequence ATGACTGAAATAATCGACGTATATTCAAGGGAAATACTTGATTCAAGAGGAAACCCAACAGTAGAAGTGGAGGTCACGCTGAGTTCAGGGATAGTCGGCAGGGCATCAGTACCATCCGGTGCATCGACGGGAGAACATGAAATGGTCGAGCTGAGGGACGGTGATAAGGAAAGATATCACGGTTTGGGTGTTCAGAAGGCCGTGGAAAATGTAACCTATAAGATTGCTCCTGAGATAATAGGGATGGACTGTTGCGACCAGAGGGAAATTGATTGCACCATGATTGAACTGGATGGAACGGACAACAAGGGATCCCTCGGCGCAAATGCTATCCTTGGCGTATCCCTTGCCTGTGCCAAGGCGGCTGCAGAGGCGGTAGGCCTTCCGCTTTACAGATATATCGGAGGAGTTTCCGCCAGGGAAATCCCTGTGCCGATGACCAATATTTTGAATGGCGGACAACATGCGGACAACAATGTTGATATCCAGGAATTTATGATTATGCCGGTTGGTGCAGAGAACTTTAAAGAAGGGCTCCGAATGTGCAGTGAGGTCTTTCATGGTTTAAAGAAAGTGCTTAAAGGCAGAGGTTATAATACCTCAGTCGGGGATGAAGGTGGATTTGCGCCCAATCTGAAATCCAATGAAGAGGCCCTCTCTCTTATAACGGAAGCGATTGAAAAAGAGGGTTATGAACCGGGGAAAGACATATTTATAGCCATTGATTCAGCGGCAAGCTCATTTTACGCTGATGGCAAATATGTTCTATCTGCTGAAAAAAGCCCCAATAAGAGTGCTGAGGAGATGGTGAAATTCTATAGTGACCTGGTCGGAAAATATTCGATCATATCAATAGAAGACGGGCTCGACGAAAATGACTGGGATGGATGGAAATTGATGACAGATGAGTTGGGTTCTAAAATCCAGATTGTGGGTGACGATCTTTTTGTGACAAATAAAAAAATACTGGAAAGGGGAATATCGCTCGGAGTCGCCAATTCCATCCTGATTAAGCTTAACCAGATAGGCACTCTGACAGAAACCCTTGAAACCATCGAAAGGGCGAAAGAGGCGGGATATACCACGGTAGTGTCCCACAGGTCTGGAGAGACAGAGGATACCTTTATGGCGGACGTTGCGGTAGCGGCAAATTGCGGGCAGATAAAAAGCGGGTCCGTTTCCCGGAGTGAGCGGTTGGCGAAATACAATCAATTGCTGAGAATAGAAGAAGAGCTGGGTGATGCGGCAGTATACAGGGGAAAATCGGCTCTTTACTGTATCAAAGGTTGA
- a CDS encoding histidinol phosphate phosphatase domain-containing protein, whose product MIDLHTHSIFSDGELVPSELIRRASVAGYQAIAITDHADHSNIDFIIPRIVKVCDRISDAYSIKAIPGIEITHVPPESIHELAAEARKMGAKIVVVHGETIVEPVIPGTNLAAIKSPIDILAHPGLITEEEVRLCSEKSVFLEISTRHGHSLTNGHVVKLARKFDACLVLNTDTHAPQDLVSKEMARRIAAGAGMSEKEIDTMFENSKKLVEKTLK is encoded by the coding sequence ATGATTGACCTTCACACCCATTCAATTTTCAGCGACGGAGAATTAGTTCCGTCGGAGCTGATAAGGAGAGCGTCGGTAGCCGGATATCAAGCAATTGCAATAACTGACCATGCAGACCACTCAAATATAGATTTTATCATCCCGCGCATAGTGAAGGTCTGTGACAGAATATCCGATGCATATTCTATCAAAGCTATCCCGGGAATTGAGATCACTCATGTTCCACCGGAAAGCATCCACGAGCTGGCAGCGGAAGCGAGGAAAATGGGAGCAAAGATCGTCGTCGTACATGGAGAAACCATCGTAGAGCCGGTTATTCCGGGAACCAATCTTGCCGCGATTAAATCACCGATAGATATTCTTGCCCATCCGGGCTTAATAACGGAAGAAGAGGTCAGGTTGTGCTCCGAGAAATCGGTGTTTTTAGAGATTTCCACCAGGCACGGACACAGTTTAACCAATGGACATGTTGTAAAACTGGCCCGTAAATTTGATGCCTGTCTCGTCCTCAATACCGATACCCATGCCCCTCAAGACCTTGTAAGTAAAGAGATGGCCCGCAGAATAGCTGCCGGGGCAGGGATGAGTGAGAAAGAGATTGACACAATGTTTGAAAATTCGAAGAAACTGGTTGAAAAAACCCTGAAATAA
- a CDS encoding UDP-2,3-diacylglucosamine diphosphatase: MKVLFLSDAHLQSREDANYSFLSNFLDTLKEKIDHLFIVGDFFDFWFCREEKLYPDFRTIVDKLTDLKNSGVQIHLCEGNHDFFLKKFFTDRHGMEVFPDWGTINLDGIVTFVSHGDTIDTSNTRYLMLRKLLRSRTFYQMQEKLPPVILWKIARMSSRISNEHLAKSPDGLVEKMEAFTIEKFKEGFDAVILGHCHKPTIKQYTIDGREKTFVTLGDWIRHYSYLLYENGKFTLSAYRP, encoded by the coding sequence ATGAAAGTACTTTTCTTATCTGATGCCCATCTGCAAAGCAGAGAGGATGCTAATTATAGTTTTCTGTCGAATTTCCTCGATACCCTCAAAGAGAAAATTGACCATCTTTTTATTGTCGGTGATTTTTTCGATTTCTGGTTTTGCAGGGAGGAGAAGCTATATCCCGATTTCAGAACAATAGTTGACAAATTGACAGATCTGAAAAACAGCGGAGTTCAGATACATTTATGTGAAGGAAACCATGATTTCTTTCTCAAAAAATTCTTTACTGATAGACACGGGATGGAGGTCTTTCCTGATTGGGGAACTATCAATCTGGACGGTATCGTAACATTTGTTTCACACGGAGATACCATCGATACGTCCAATACCCGATACCTCATGTTAAGAAAACTATTGAGGAGCAGGACATTTTACCAAATGCAGGAAAAACTCCCACCTGTTATCCTCTGGAAGATTGCCCGGATGAGCTCAAGAATAAGCAATGAGCATTTAGCAAAGTCTCCGGATGGCCTCGTCGAAAAAATGGAGGCCTTTACCATTGAGAAATTTAAAGAAGGGTTTGATGCCGTAATACTGGGGCATTGCCACAAACCAACAATAAAGCAGTATACTATTGACGGAAGGGAAAAGACATTTGTAACTCTTGGTGACTGGATCAGGCATTACTCTTAT